A single genomic interval of Acipenser ruthenus chromosome 28, fAciRut3.2 maternal haplotype, whole genome shotgun sequence harbors:
- the pidd1 gene encoding p53-induced death domain-containing protein 1, which produces MEEQRQRRQREQPREERSQPGEERSQPGEERSQPGGERSQPGEERSRPGGERSRPGGERSRPGGERSQPGGERSRPGGERSRPGGERSRPGGERSRPGGERSRPGGERSRPGGERSRPGGERSRPGEERSRPGEERSRPGEERSRAGGIDAASPSVPPKQAGLAVPVDSDTLSSTSSTPLDSNWESLDVALTAVQPPRPENETTRDRPSLEEAPNLDLLSCGAVDIYPVIGCQRLGPTPDLTPFPRIRPPLGVPLLHPPDHGPGPGGVASLDPSEIGSPRADSLSPTMSDCLLGVGPKEGASAGCQQAGLALAGNRLSLDVYPRGAALLPELWGSRQDEMLAVEFVRLCSNQEGIEGAVELLPRMRGLRSAVLKGGSLRDEFGACVPGLLSALPDSFGSLQLLTHLDLSFNRLHSLPGCVSALPCLSTLLLGHNLLGSLPESLGDLRCLTFLSLIKNRLHSLPASLGQLGALRSLDASHNLLEEIPEQAGALERLELLDLSANKLRSVPETLGNLLSLQQLHLHSNCLELVPASLAALPSLTHLDLQNNCLRRVPAEIESCPAARLRGNPLGQPETPQTLPQTEDASEPKDPPELHLSGDQDSFVVTHDGCTVFLPRGLKLVFPAGAISMVTVTWRLRRPSRKLVRLEHHDFLLSSVLELQPHGINFHKPVSLSLPYSAPRRAPHRQAVIRTFDGASWTDLQTHTVTYSRRKRVEGAELPQDKLGSQTSRNDKRFLACCSLSHFSWFMVVSQLVEECCSVLPLQGALLVSSADPGIKVTFPPAATAEARRVRMQVLAVPLPQLRELSGDPHASASPLLRLAQSSALNFLQPVRIQLPLPPGLTGLSLDRSRLHLLHGDPSADTWTDITQQVALQFTHLYAVFEVLHFSWYWLWYTTQRYVGGMVRRVYERLRLHQVQFMALQRKKNPEQVLLQCLPQNKVDDALERLISRYQGPEPSDLIDMLEGEQFFAGFEKGIEIDSDRPDCEAGRISFVFYSHLKNLKEVYVSSSSDRSVQPVRGQVSFYRGAMPESLPEEAAKKRKGPDSQWLTTLPLQLPMLRSVTEGGQSGQPSPLNLGDEESGFLTEVNLLGIALRIGAEWRSIGTNLGLSYQQLDRLEYGHRGDLGRQVESMLFSWARGSVGSPDCVAQLVRAMQESGRQDIAEEIADIIELGKRKYRDSLQRAGLGAGSSQEDSAIDMG; this is translated from the exons ATGGAAGAGCAAAggcagaggagacagagagagcagcCAAGGGAAGAGAGGAGTCAGCCAGGAGAAGAGAGGAGTCAGCCAGGAGAAGAGAGGAGTCAGCCAGGGGGAGAGAGGAGTCAGCCAGGAGAAGAGAGGAGTCGGCCAGGGGGAGAGAGGAGTCGGCCAGGGGGAGAGAGGAGTCGGCCAGGGGGAGAGAGGAGTCAGCCAGGGGGAGAGAGGAGTCGGCCAGGGGGAGAGAGGAGTCGGCCAGGGGGAGAGAGGAGCCGGCCAGGGGGAGAGAGGAGCCGGCCAGGGGGAGAGAGGAGCCGGCCAGGGGGAGAGAGGAGCCGGCCAGGGGGAGAGAGGAGCCGGCCAGGGGGAGAGAGGAGCCGGCCAGGGGAAGAGAGGAGCCGGCCAGGGGAAGAGAGGAGCCGGCCAGGGGAAGAGAGGAGCCGGGCAGGGGGAATAGACGCAGCGAGCCCCAGTGTGCCTCCCAAGCAGGCCGGACTCGCAGTCCCTGTGGACTCAGACACCCTCTCCTCAACCTCGTCCACGCCTCTGGATTCAAACTGGGAAAGCCTGGATGTAGCCCTGACTGCTGTGCAGCCCCCTCGTCCTGAGAATGAGACGACGAGGGACCGCCCCAGCTTGGAGGAAGCCCCGAACCTAGACCTGCTTTCCTGTGGTGCTGTAGACATCTACCCTGTAATTGGGTGTCAGCGCCTGGGTCCCACCCCAGACTTGACACCCTTTCCTAGGATTCGCCCTCCCCTGGGTGTGCCTCTTCTGCACCCTCCAGATCATGGCCCTGGTCCTGGTGGGGTGGCCTCTCTGGACCCCAGTGAGATCGGCTCTCCACGTGCTGATAGTTTGAGCCCCACTATGAGTGACTGCCTCCTGGGTGTGGGTCCCAAGGAGGGAGCCTCAGCTGGGTGTCAGCAGGCTGGCTTGGCCCTGGCTGGGAACAGGCTGTCCCTGGATGTGTACCCCAGGGGTGCGGCCCTCCTGCCCGAGCTGTGGGGTTCTCGCCAGGACGAGATGCTGGCCGTGGAGTTCGTGAGGCTCTGCAGCAACCAGGAGGGGATAGAGGGCGCTGTGGAGCTGCTCCCCAGGATGAGGGGGCTCAGGTCCGCCGTGCTCAAAG GGGGCTCTCTCAGGGACGAGTTTGGCGCCTGTGTGCCGGGACTCTTGTCGGCGCTGCCCGATTCTTTCGGGTCCCTGCAGCTGCTCACCCACCTGGACCTGAGCTTCAACCGGCTGCACTCCCTGCCAGGCTGCGTCTCCGCCCTGCCCTGCCTCTCCACCCTCCTCCTGGGACACAACCTGCTGGGCTCCCTCCCTGAGAGCCTGGGAGACCTGCGCTGCCTCACCTTCCTCTCCCTCATCAAGAACCGGCTGCACTCCCTGCCTGCCAGCTTGGGCCAGCTGGGGGCGCTGCGGAGCCTGGACGCCTCTCACAACCTGCTGGAGGAGATACCCGAACAGGCGGGGGCGCTAGAGAGGCTGGAGCTGCTCGACCTGTCTGCTAACAAGCTGAGGAGTGTGCCGGAGACACTGG GCAACCTGCTCTCCCTGCAGCAGCTGCATCTCCACAGTAACTGCCTGGAGTTGGTGCCAGCGAGCCTGGCAGCTCTGCCCAGTCTGACCCATCTGGACCTTCAGAACAACTGCCTGCGCCGGGTCCCAGCGGAGATCGAGAGCTGCCCCGCGGCCCGACTCCGAGGGAACCCCCTGGGACAGCCAGAGACACCCCAAACCCTGCCCCAGACGGAGG ATGCTTCTGAACCCAAAGACCCTCCTGAGCTGCACCTGTCGGGGGACCAGGACAG tttcgTGGTGACCCATGACGGCTGTACCGTGTTCCTGCCCAGGGGGTTGAAGCTGGTATTCCCTGCGGGCGCCATCTCCATGGTGACAGTGACCTGGCGTCTACGCAGGCCCAGCAGGAAGCTGGTCAGGCTGGAACACCACGACTTCCTGTTGAGCTCCGTGCTGGAGCTGCAGCCCCATGGAATCAACTTCCACAAG CCTGTGAGCCTCTCCCTGCCCTACTCAGCCCCTCGCAGAGCCCCTCACCGGCAGGCTGTGATCCGAACCTTCGACGGGGCTTCCTGGACGGACCTGCAGACCCACACAGTGACCTACAGCAGGAGGAAGAGGGTAGAGGGGGCAGAGCTTCCACAGGATAAACTAGGCAGCCAAACTAGTAGGAACGACAAG CGGTTCCTGGCTTGCTGCAGTCTCTCTCATTTCTCCTGGTTCATGGTGGTGTCTCAGCTGGTGGAGGAGTGCTGTTCAGTGCTGCCCCTGCAGGGGGCGCTGCTGGTCTCGTCTGCGGACCCCGGGATCAAGGTGACCTTCCCCCCTGCTGCCACTGCGGAAGCGCGGCGCGTCAGGATGCAG GTCCTCGCGGTGCCCCTGCCTCAGCTCAGAGAGCTCTCTGGAGACCCCCATGCCAGCGCCAGCCCACTGCTCCGCCTGGCCCAGAGCTCAGCTCTCAACTTCCTGCAGCCAGTCAGGATACAGCTGCCCTTGCCTCCGGGGCTCACAG GCCTCTCTCTGGATCGCTCACGGCTCCACCTCCTGCACGGGGATCCCAGTGCTGACACGTGGACTGACATCACCCAGCAGGTGGCGCTGCAGTTCACGCACCTCTACGCTGTGTTCGAGGTGTTGCACTTCTCCTG GTACTGGCTGTGGTACACCACGCAGCGCTATGTGGGGGGGATGGTGCGGAGGGTATACGAGAGGCTGCGGCTCCACCAGGTCCAGTTCATGGCTCTGCAGAGGAAGAAGAACCCTGAGCAGGTGCTGCTGCAGTGCCTGCCCCAGAACAAG gttgaCGATGCTCTGGAGAGGCTGATCAGTCGGTACCAAGGTCCAGAACCCTCGGATCTGATTGACATGCTGGAGGGGGAGCAGTTCTTCGCTGGCTTCGAGAAGGGGATCGAGATAGATTCCG aCCGCCCTGATTGCGAGGCTGGGCGAATCTCCTTCGTGTTTTACTCTCACTTGAAGAACCTGAAGGAGGTGTACGTGAGCTCCAGCTCGGACCGCAGCGTGCAGCCCGTGCGCGGCCAG GTCTCGTTTTACCGGGGAGCGATGCCGGAGAGCTTACCTGAGGAGGCTGCAAAGAAGAGGAAGGGGCCCGATAGCCAGTGGCTCACAACTCTCCCACTGCAGCTACCA ATGCTGCGGTCGGTGACGGAGGGGGGTCAGTCCGGTCAGCCCTCTCCCCTGAACCTGGGGGACGAGGAGAGCGGGTTTCTGACCGAGGTGAACCTGCTGGGCATCGCGCTGCGCATCGGGGCCGAGTGGAGGAGCATCGGAACCAACCTGGGGCTGAGCTACCAGCAGCTCGACAGACTGGAGTATGGACACag ggGTGATCTGGGCAGGCAGGTGGAGTCAATGCTCTTTTCCTGGGCGCGTGGCAGCGTCGGCTCGCCGGACTGCGTGGCTCAGCTTGTGCGGGCGATGCAGGAGAGCGGGCGCCAGGACATCGCCGAAGAGATCGCTGACATCATCGAGCTGGGCAAGCGCAAGTACCGGGACTCCCTCCAGAGAGCAGGGCTGGGGGCGGGGAGCAGCCAGGAGGACTCTGCCATAGACATGGGGTAG
- the gatd1 gene encoding glutamine amidotransferase-like class 1 domain-containing protein 1, with product MTMASKPTCLIVASSAAEGVSAQSFLHCFNLCSSTFNLQIATPGGKPIDFVDVDETNMRLIQDFRMKAYAGPAKLESIDGARYHALLIPSSPGAMSDLAHSGYLAKILQHFISEKKPVCAVGHGVSALCCAVTEERAWIFRGYSLTGPSVLELVRRRDFANLPIVVEDFVKDSGATYSASEVDAVHVVLDRHLVTGQNDQSTVAAVQNLILLCSSRK from the exons ATGACGATGGCTTCTAAACCTACGTGTCTGATTGTGGCGAGTTCTGCAGCAGAGG gtgtgtCTGCTCAGTCCTTCCTTCACTGCTTCAATCTGTGCAGCTCCACCTTCAACCTGCAGATCGCCACTCCTGGG GGGAAGCCGATTGACTTTGTCGATGTTGATGAAACAAACATGCGACTGATCCAGGACTTCAGAATGAAAGCCTACGCTGGCCCGGCCAAGCTGGAGTCCATCGACG gAGCCCGCTATCATGCTCTCCTCATCCCCAGCTCTCCGGGTGCAATGTCAGACCTGGCACACAGCGGCTACCTGGCAAAAATCCTGCAGCACTTCATCTCAGAGAAGA AGCCTGTGTGCGCGGTGGGGCACGgtgtctctgctctgtgctgtgccgTCACGGAGGAGAGAGCCTGGATCTTCAGGGGGTACAGCCTCACCGGG CCCTCTGTGTTGGAGCTGGTGCGCCGCAGAGACTTTGCAAACCTCCCCATCGTGGTGGAAGACTTTGTGAAGGACTCTGGGGCGACTTACAGTG CCAGTGAAGTGGACGCGGTGCACGTGGTGCTGGACAGACACCTGGTCACCGGACAGAATGACCAATCCACCGTCGCAGCCGTACAGAACCTCATCCTGCTCTGCAGCTCCAG GAAGTGA
- the LOC117434912 gene encoding uncharacterized protein LOC117434912 has product MEPGRVVRLLLFLTLSFLWENSQALDSASDFSYLGSSFSLEPSGGENSMEVLLRYRVLSSSPCPAASKGLCGVLNCTSPSQQGAQGSSPAPGWCQAQGEVVARTDRSSTLQLSSSGCCWSQSVAPRLQFVLPMRVELGVRSDTGSPNSPPQAALLPPVRLPQNCATSFNLSVSDREGDVVRCRFGQRARAECTLCSRQAFLQLDEELCMLWYTGGAAQGSYAVELIVEDYPRAAVTLTHTQGTRTIPPYSSTGAPLSSTPLHFTVTVEGESSECKPGLARPGFTEPTPANGETVSVLPYDEVAFTISAVSSDMVSDIAVLGPPGLVLSKLWEGQRAGVRVVSANVSWTGTSRKDPRSKPICFSASTKRFQSEPRCIWIAQQVTIAPPPGTVLQCLEERMKLFLPRTALPQIGESDLQLIDPACNITGNSTHFLLDIPLTGCGTRIQEEDSYLVLVNVVSSRVSSQAPGAVITRIPSLRFPLACRFKAGGQVTGEVSVPQGPKDEAFGKFTFDIKFRRELPAAVGAARVGDVDKMDTPFELDPSKPLYLQVNASCNITGVELVVESCWISETKNTTRSGDSSFIDQGCMAAGGKVQLVLDELNEKIYQINLTSLIPARIVPEVYIHCSVKLCMTMSSETRCPSLCPSRSSSESSSRSSLLRQSLESSLFTVSAGPIRLGINSTITDTVHPLSYSPLSSSSSVPSSSAEVPNRVGIAVGVVLGAAVLLIVGLLLIKTFLGIRNRRKLGHYRLQE; this is encoded by the exons ATGGAGCCTGGTAGAGTTGTTCGGCTCCTCCTGTTCCTCACCCTCTCGTTCCTGTGGGAGAATTCCCAAGCCCTGGATTCTGCCTCGGACTTCTCCTACCTGGGATCATCCTTCAGTCTGGAGCCGTCCGGCGGAGAGAACAGCATGGAG GTGCTTCTGCGCTACAGAGTCCTGTCCTCCTCTCCTTGCCCTGCTGCTTCGAAGGGACTATGCGGGGTGCTGAACTGCACCTCCCCCTCTCAGCAGGGGGCGCAAGGGAGCAGCCCCGCCCCAGGCTGGTGCCAGGCTCAGGGGGAGGTCGTCGCCCGCACTGACCGCTCCTCCACGCTGCAGCTCAG ctCTTCTGGGTGTTGCTGGTCCCAGTCCGTGGCTCCTCGTCTCCAGTTTGTCCTGCCGATGAGGGTGGAGCTGGGGGTGCGATCTGACACCGGCTCTCCTAACAGCCCCCCGCAGGCTGCCCTCCTCCCGCCTGTCAG GTTACCCCAGAACTGCGCGACGTCCTTCAACCTGAGTGTGTCGGACCGCGAGGGAGACGTGGTGAGGTGTCGCTTCGGGCAGCGAGCGCGGGCGGAGTGTACACTGTGCTCCCGGCAAGCATTCCTGCAGCTGGACGAG GAGCTGTGCATGCTGTGGTACACTGGTGGGGCTGCTCAGGGCTCCTACGCTGTGGAGCTCATTGTGGAGGACTACCCCAGAGCAGCAGTGACTCTGACACACACCCAGGGGACCCGCACCATTCCTCCGTACTCCTCTACCGGAGCACCCCTGAGCTCCACGCCACTACACTTCACTGTCACAG TGGAGGGAGAATCCTCGGAATGCAAGCCCGGATTGGCCCGTCCCGGATTCACGGAGCCCACTCCAGCCAATGGGGAGACAGTATCCGTGCTGCCCTACGATGAAGTGGCGTTCACCATCAGCGCCGTCAGCTCCGATAT GGTGTCCGATATTGCGGTTCTGGGCCCCCCTGGGCTGGTGCTGTCCAAACTGTGGGAGGGACAGAGAGCCGGGGTCCGCGTGGTGTCGGCCAATGTGAGCTGGACCGGAACCAGCAGGAAGGACCCCAGAAGCAAACCCATCTGTTTCAGTGCCAGCACCAAGAG gtttcagTCTGAGCCCAGATGCATTTGGATTGCACAAC aGGTGACCATAGCGCCGCCCCCAGGGACAG TGCTGCAGTGTCTGGAGGAGCGGATGAAGCTGTTCCTCCCCCGAACCGCCCTCCCCCAAATCGGAGAGAGTGACCTACAGCTCATCGACCCCGCCTGTAACATCACAGGAAACTCCACCCACTTCCTGCTGGACATCCCTCTAACAGGCTGCGGGACCAGGATCCAG GAGGAGGACTCGTACCTGGTGCTGGTGAACGTGGTGTCGAGCCGGGTGTCGAGCCAGGCCCCAGGCGCTGTGATCACGCGCATCCCCTCCCTGCGCTTCCCACTGGCCTGTCGCTTCAAGGCGGGGGGCCAGGTGACCGGGGAGGTGTCTGTACCCCAGGGGCCCAAGGACGAAGCCTTCGGAAAATTCACCTTCGACATCAAGTTCCGCAGGGAGCTGCCGGCCGCGGTGGGTGCTGCACGGGTAGGGGACGTGGACAAGATGGACACGCCCTTCGAGCTGGACCCCAGCAAGCCGCTCTACCTGCAAGTGAACGCCAGCTGCAACATCACCGGCGTGGAGCTCGTGGTGGAATCCTGCTGGATCTCCGAGACCAAGAACACCACAAGGAGTGGAGACAGCTCCTTCATAGATCAGGG gtgTATGGCCGCTGGGGGGAAGGTTCAGCTCGTATTGGATGAGCTCAATGAGAAGATCTACCAGATCAACCTGACCTCCCTCATCCCGGCTCGCATCGTCCCTGAG gtTTATATACACTGCTCTGTGAAGCTGTGTATGACGATGTCCAGTGAGACTCGCTGTCCCTCTCTCTGCCCCTCCCGCTCCTCCTCCGaatcctcctcccgctcctccctCCTGCGCCAGTCCCTGGAGTCCAGTCTGTTCACAGTCAGCGCCGGTCCGATCCGACTCGGCATCAACTCCACCATCACCGATACCGTACATCCATTATCATACTCTCCATTATCATCCTCTTCATCAGTGCCCTCTTCCAGCGCCGAAG ttcCGAACCGTGTTGGCATTGCCGTCGGGGTGGTTCTGGGGGCCGCGGTGCTCCTGATCGTCGGTCTGctgctgattaaaacattcctcGGGATTCGGAACAGACGCAAGCTCGGGCACTACCGCCTGCAggagtga
- the LOC117434928 gene encoding transaldolase-like: protein MSLSPVKRQKMQSALEQLKQHTVVVADTGDFNAIEEFKPQDATTNPSLILAAARMPAYQHLLDEAIEHGRKLGGTEEEQVTNAMDKLFVSFGLEILKKIPGRVSTEVDARLSFDTDGMIQRALRLIKLYEEAGIKKRRILIKLSSTWEGIKAGKELEEKHGIHCNMTLLFSFAQAVACAEARVTLISPFVGRILDWHKENTDKKSYEPSEDPGVVSVTKIYNYYKKFGYKTVVMGASFRNTGEIKALAGCDYLTISPGLLAELSKDSSKVPPALSPKEAQACDLQKLPLDEKQFRWLHNEDRMAVEKLSDGIRKFAADAVKLEAMIKEKMLSTKNGK, encoded by the exons ATGTCACTCTCCCCGGTGAAACGGCAGAAGATGCAGTCTGCGCTGGAGCAGCTCAAACAGCACACCGTGGTGGTGGCAGATACTGGGGACTTTAACG CCATCGAGGAGTTCAAGCCCCAAGATGCCACCACGAACCCCTCTCTGATCCTGGCCGCGGCGCGCATGCCAGCCTACCAGCACCTCCTGGACGAGGCCATCGAGCACGGGAGGAAGCTGGGGGG GACGGAGGAGGAGCAGGTCACCAATGCCATGGACAAGCTATTTGTGAGCTTCGGGCTGGAGATCCTGAAGAAGATCCCAGGCAGAGTCTCCACTGAGGTGGACGCCAG gctGTCCTTCGATACAGACGGGATGATCCAGCGTGCTCTCCGGCTCATCAAGCTCTACGAGGAGGCCGGGATCAAGAAGCGCCGCATCCTCATCAAGCTGTCCTCCACGTGGGAGGGAATCAAGGCTGGCaa GGAGCTGGAGGAGAAGCACGGGATCCACTGCAACATGACCCTGCTGTTCTCCTTCGCCCAGGCCGTGGCCTGTGCAGAAGCACGAGTCACACTCATCTCCCCCTTCGTGGGGCGGATCCTCGACTGGCACAAGGAGAACACGGACAAGAAGAGCTACGAGCCCTCCGAGGACCCCG GGGTGGTGAGCGTAACGAAGATCTACAACTACTACAAGAAGTTTGGCTACAAGACGGTGGTGATGGGTGCTTCGTTCCGCAACACCGGCGAGATCAAGGCTCTGGCGGGCTGTGACTATCTCACCATCTCCCCGGGGCTGCTGGCTGAGCTCAGCAAGGACTCCAGCAAGGTCCCCCCCGCCCTGAGCCCAaaggagg cccaGGCCTGTGACCTGCAGAAGCTGCCGCTGGATGAGAAGCAGTTCCGCTGGCTGCACAACGAGGACCGCATGGCCGTGGAGAAGCTCTCCGACGGGATCCGGAAGTTCGCAGCCGACGCCGTGAAGCTGGAAGCCATGATCAAG gagaAGATGTTGAGCACCAAGAATGGGAAGTGA